From one Physeter macrocephalus isolate SW-GA chromosome 18, ASM283717v5, whole genome shotgun sequence genomic stretch:
- the MYLIP gene encoding E3 ubiquitin-protein ligase MYLIP: MLCYVTRPDAVLMEVEVEAKANGEDCLNQVCRRLGIIEVDYFGLQFTGSKGESLWLNLRNRISQQMDGLAPYRLKLRVKFFVEPHLILQEQTRHIFFLHIKEALLAGHLQCSPEQAVELSALLAQTKFGDHTQNTAKYSYEELCAKELSSATLSSIVAKHKELEGTSQASAEYQVLQIVSAMENYGTEWHSVRDSEGQKLLIGVGPEGISICKDDFSPINRIAYPVVQMATQSGKNVYLTITKESGNSIVLLFKMISTRAASGLYRAITETHAFYRCDTVTSAVMMQYSRDLKGHLASLFLNENINLGKKYVFDIKRTSKEAYDHARRALYNAGVVDLVPRSDPSPPNSPLKSLESGMSCGSCEGLGCQQTRALQEKLRKLKEAMLCVLCCESEIDSAFCPCGHTVCCEGCAAQLQSCPVCRSRVDHVQHVYLPTHTSLLNLTVI, encoded by the exons ATGCTGTGCTATGTGACGAGGCCGGACGCGGTGCtgatggaggtggaggtggaggcgAAAGCCAACGGCGAGGACTGCCTCAACCAG gtGTGCAGGCGATTGGGAATTATAGAAGTTGATTATTTTGGACTGCAGTTTACGGGTAGCAAAGGTGAAAGTTTATGGCTAAATCTGAGAAATCGGATCTCCCAGCAGATGGATGGGCTAGCCCCTTACCGGCTTAAACTGAGAGTCAAGTTCTTCGTGGAGCCTCATCTCATCTTACAGGAGCAGACTAG GCATATCTTTTTCTTGCATATCAAGGAGGCCCTCCTGGCAGGCCACCTCCAGTGTTCACCAGAGCAAGCAGTGGAACTCAGTGCCCTCCTGGCCCAGACCAAGTTTGGGGACCATACCCAGAACACGGCCAAGTACAGCTATGAGGAGCTGTGTGCCAAGGAGCTCTCCAGTGCCACCTTGAGCAG CATTGTGGCAAAGCATAAGGAGTTGGAGGGGACCAGCCAGGCTTCGGCTGAATACCAAGTTTTGCAGATTGTGTCGGCAATGGAAAACTACGGCACAGAATGGCATTCTGTGAGGGACAGCGAAGGGCAGAAACTCCTCATTGGGGTTGGACCTGAAGGAATCTCAATTTGTAAAGATGACTTCAGCCCAATTAATAG GATCGCTTACCCTGTCGTGCAGATGGCTACCCAGTCAGGGAAGAACGTGTACCTGACCATCACCAAGGAGTCTGGGAACAGCATCGTGCTCTTGTTCAAGATGATCAGCACCAGGGCAGCCAGCGGGCTCTACCGAGCCATCACCGAGACGCATGCTTTTTACAG GTGCGACACGGTGACCAGTGCCGTCATGATGCAGTACAGCCGAGACCTGAAGGGCCACTTGGCTTCTCTGTTTCTGAACGAAAACATCAACCTGGGCAAGAAGTATGTCTTCGATATTAAAAGAACCTCCAAGGAGGCATATGACCACGCCAGGAGGGCTCTGTACAACGCGGGTGTGGTGGATCTCGTGCCGAGAAGCGACCCCAGTCCCCCAAACTCTCCCCTGAAGTCTTTGGAGAGCGGCATGAGCTGCGGCAGCTGCGAGGGCCTTGGCTGCCAGCAGACCCGGGCCCTCCAGGAGAAGCTGCGCAAGCTCAAGGAGGCCATGCTGTGCGTGCTGTGCTGCGAGAGTGAGATCGACTCAGCCTTCTGCCCCTGCGGCCACACTGTGTGCTGCGAGGGCTGCGCCGCCCAGCTTCAG TCCTGTCCTGTCTGCAGGTCACGGGTGGACCACGTCCAGCACGTCTACCTGCCGACCCACACCAGTCTTCTCAACCTGACTGTGATCTGA